A region of Paraburkholderia sp. BL23I1N1 DNA encodes the following proteins:
- a CDS encoding LysR substrate-binding domain-containing protein: MPLRLPPLPALRFFEAAGRHQSFKLAAAELNVTPSAISHGIVGLEQSLGVELFVREPRGISLTAAGADYLSYVSEAFSLIAIGTQRLPNHRANRPIALSCAPTLASRWLLPRLAAFRSRWPAANVTVDTSHRQVGFPVDGFDFAIRLSRAPVAGSAWTRLFGERLVPVGSPAYLETLRDEHGNIDLRHATLIHVNSASEDWQAWLDGTAVEGIDLNDGLRVDTIQLAFEAASMGLGVALGRRPLVDRDLASGALVEACPQTIDSSTAYWLVSAQNAESAVQRPELFDFKRWLLDEAEPFDTPPDSDAAESHRAGH, translated from the coding sequence ATGCCGCTTCGTCTGCCACCCCTGCCCGCGCTTCGCTTCTTCGAGGCGGCCGGCAGGCACCAGAGTTTCAAGCTTGCCGCCGCTGAACTGAACGTCACGCCAAGCGCGATCAGTCACGGAATCGTTGGCCTCGAACAGTCACTCGGCGTCGAACTGTTCGTGCGCGAGCCGCGTGGAATTTCGCTCACGGCGGCGGGCGCCGACTATCTGTCGTACGTATCCGAAGCATTTTCGCTGATCGCAATCGGCACGCAGCGTCTGCCGAATCACCGCGCGAATCGCCCCATCGCGCTGAGTTGCGCGCCTACGTTAGCCTCGCGCTGGCTGCTGCCGCGCCTCGCCGCTTTTCGCTCGCGCTGGCCCGCGGCGAACGTCACCGTGGATACATCGCATCGTCAGGTCGGCTTTCCCGTCGACGGTTTCGATTTCGCCATTCGCCTGAGCCGCGCCCCGGTAGCGGGGAGCGCCTGGACACGTCTGTTCGGCGAGCGCCTGGTGCCGGTGGGCAGCCCCGCTTACCTGGAGACGCTGCGCGACGAGCACGGCAACATCGATCTGCGTCACGCGACGCTCATTCACGTGAACTCGGCAAGCGAGGACTGGCAGGCATGGCTCGACGGAACCGCCGTCGAGGGTATCGACCTGAACGATGGCTTGCGCGTCGACACGATCCAGCTCGCTTTCGAAGCCGCGAGCATGGGCCTCGGCGTCGCGCTCGGTAGACGGCCGCTGGTGGATCGCGACCTCGCGAGCGGCGCACTCGTCGAAGCCTGTCCACAAACGATCGACTCCTCCACGGCCTATTGGCTGGTGAGCGCGCAGAACGCGGAAAGCGCGGTGCAGCGCCCGGAACTGTTCGACTTCAAACGGTGGCTGCTCGACGAGGCTGAGCCGTTCGACACGCCACCCGATAGCGACGCCGCGGAATCGCACCGCGCCGGGCACTGA
- a CDS encoding DUF899 family protein — MTDVDPSAQTLKPARLLADSPRRFPDESAAYRRARNDLLAEEIELRRHIERVAVQRRALPPGGVVPENYRFEGEAGTVTLSEMFGAHDTLVTYNWMFGPQRARPCPMCTSLLSAYDGEMPDILQCVAFAVIGRSPIDKLVAFKKERGWRHLRLYSSNGNTFNRDYAGEDPDGDDHPAFNVFTRSGGTVRHFWADEMGPSTADPGQDPRGAPDVMPIWTILDMTPGGRGSDWYPKLEYGAPPR, encoded by the coding sequence ATGACCGACGTAGACCCATCCGCACAAACGCTGAAACCGGCCCGGCTGCTCGCCGATTCGCCGCGCCGGTTTCCGGACGAGAGCGCCGCATATCGCCGCGCGCGCAACGACCTGCTGGCTGAAGAAATCGAGTTGCGCCGTCATATCGAACGCGTGGCCGTGCAGCGCCGCGCATTGCCGCCCGGCGGCGTCGTGCCAGAGAACTATCGCTTCGAGGGCGAAGCGGGTACGGTGACGCTTTCGGAGATGTTCGGCGCGCACGACACGCTCGTCACCTACAACTGGATGTTCGGCCCGCAGCGCGCGCGGCCCTGTCCGATGTGCACCTCGCTTCTGAGTGCTTACGACGGCGAAATGCCCGACATCTTGCAATGTGTGGCCTTCGCCGTGATCGGACGCTCGCCGATCGACAAGCTGGTGGCGTTCAAGAAAGAGCGCGGCTGGCGGCATCTGCGACTGTATTCGTCGAACGGCAACACCTTTAACCGCGACTACGCCGGTGAAGATCCCGACGGCGACGATCATCCCGCCTTCAACGTGTTCACGCGTTCAGGCGGCACGGTGCGGCACTTCTGGGCCGATGAGATGGGGCCGTCGACCGCGGACCCGGGGCAGGATCCACGCGGCGCGCCGGATGTGATGCCGATCTGGACAATTCTCGATATGACGCCCGGCGGTCGCGGCAGCGACTGGTATCCGAAGCTGGAGTATGGTGCTCCGCCGCGCTAG
- a CDS encoding IS5 family transposase — MTREKRKVYPTDVSDGEWSFVAGYLTLMDESAPQRKYELREMFNALRWMARAGAAWRMLPTNFPPWELVYQQTQRWLAAGCFECMVSDLRSIIRVAQGRRGQPSAVILDGRTMQSTCESGPRAGYDGYKRKRGSKVHMAVDTLGQLLAVHVTPANEQERAQVTELARQVQQATGETVKVAFADQGYTGEAPAQAARAQGIDLQVIKLDEAKKGFVLLPRRWVVERSFGWLNRFRRLARDYERLPETLAGLHFVVFAMLMLVHAIPVLRSS; from the coding sequence ATGACAAGAGAGAAACGTAAAGTGTACCCGACAGACGTGTCAGACGGAGAATGGAGCTTCGTAGCAGGGTATCTGACGTTGATGGATGAGAGTGCACCACAGCGTAAATACGAGTTGCGCGAGATGTTCAATGCGTTGCGCTGGATGGCTCGCGCTGGGGCTGCGTGGCGAATGCTGCCGACCAACTTCCCGCCGTGGGAACTCGTGTACCAGCAGACGCAACGATGGCTGGCGGCCGGCTGTTTCGAGTGCATGGTGAGTGATCTTCGTTCAATCATCCGTGTCGCGCAGGGGCGGCGGGGGCAGCCCAGCGCGGTGATCCTTGATGGCCGTACGATGCAATCGACATGTGAGAGCGGTCCACGCGCAGGCTATGACGGCTACAAGCGCAAGCGTGGCAGCAAGGTGCATATGGCGGTCGACACGCTGGGCCAGTTGCTCGCCGTACACGTGACGCCGGCCAACGAGCAGGAGCGCGCACAGGTGACAGAGCTGGCGCGCCAGGTGCAGCAGGCAACGGGAGAAACCGTGAAAGTGGCCTTTGCCGATCAGGGTTACACGGGCGAAGCTCCTGCGCAGGCCGCGCGCGCTCAGGGAATTGATCTCCAGGTGATCAAGCTCGATGAAGCGAAAAAGGGTTTTGTGCTGTTGCCACGTCGATGGGTAGTCGAGCGCAGCTTCGGATGGCTCAACCGCTTTCGACGCCTCGCTCGCGACTACGAACGCTTGCCCGAAACACTCGCAGGTTTGCATTTTGTCGTCTTCGCCATGCTTATGCTTGTCCATGCAATCCCAGTACTTCGAAGTTCCTAA
- a CDS encoding HU family DNA-binding protein: MNKQELIDAVAAATGESKAATGQTIDAIVEAVTKAVVGGDTVQLVGFGSFSTGARAARVGRNPSTGAEIQIAAAKTVKFTAGKAFKEAVNAS, from the coding sequence ATGAACAAACAGGAACTGATTGACGCAGTCGCCGCAGCGACGGGCGAAAGCAAAGCGGCCACCGGCCAAACTATCGACGCAATCGTCGAAGCGGTGACCAAAGCCGTGGTGGGTGGTGATACGGTGCAACTGGTCGGTTTCGGTTCTTTCTCGACCGGCGCACGCGCAGCACGCGTGGGTCGCAATCCGTCGACCGGTGCTGAAATCCAGATCGCTGCAGCCAAGACGGTGAAGTTCACCGCTGGCAAGGCATTCAAGGAAGCCGTCAACGCGTCGTAA
- a CDS encoding 3-deoxy-7-phosphoheptulonate synthase produces the protein MSAIDNPLHDQEVGSADATQDTTRIDDVRIGAVRPLISPALLQDELPVPPSVQTLVEKTRVEIADILHGRDDRLVMIVGPCSIHDHDQAIEYARKLKVAAQTYKDDLLIVMRVYFEKPRTTVGWKGYINDPRLDGSFRINEGLRLARQLLLDINGLGLPTATEFLDLLSPQYIADLIAWGAIGARTTESQSHRQLASGLSCPIGFKNGTDGGVQIAADAIVAAGASHAFMGMTKMGMAAIFETRGNDDAHVILRGGKKGPNYDSASVEATCAALKSAGLREQVMVDCSHANSGKSHLRQLEVVQDLAQQLSQRERRIIGVMLESHLEEGRQDLKAGVPLRYGVSITDACVSWAQTEPVLETLAEATQKRRAG, from the coding sequence TTGAGCGCCATCGACAATCCTTTGCACGATCAGGAAGTCGGCTCGGCCGACGCCACCCAGGACACCACGCGCATCGACGACGTTCGTATCGGCGCGGTACGTCCGCTGATTTCCCCCGCCCTGCTGCAGGACGAATTGCCCGTGCCGCCGTCGGTGCAGACGCTCGTCGAGAAAACCCGCGTGGAAATCGCCGACATTCTGCACGGCCGTGACGACCGGCTCGTGATGATCGTCGGCCCGTGTTCCATTCACGATCACGATCAGGCGATCGAGTACGCCCGCAAGCTCAAGGTCGCGGCGCAGACCTACAAGGACGATCTGCTGATCGTCATGCGGGTCTACTTCGAAAAACCGCGCACCACGGTCGGCTGGAAAGGCTATATCAACGACCCGCGTCTCGATGGCAGCTTCCGCATCAACGAGGGGTTGCGCCTCGCACGGCAACTGCTGCTCGACATCAACGGTCTCGGCTTGCCCACAGCCACGGAATTTCTCGACCTGCTCAGTCCGCAATACATCGCGGATCTGATCGCGTGGGGCGCGATCGGCGCGCGCACAACGGAGAGCCAGAGTCACCGGCAGCTTGCATCGGGGCTGAGCTGCCCAATCGGCTTCAAGAACGGCACAGACGGCGGTGTGCAAATCGCCGCGGACGCAATCGTCGCGGCAGGTGCAAGTCACGCGTTCATGGGTATGACCAAGATGGGGATGGCGGCGATCTTCGAGACGCGTGGCAATGACGACGCACACGTCATCTTGCGCGGCGGCAAGAAAGGGCCGAATTACGACAGCGCTTCCGTCGAAGCAACCTGCGCGGCGCTCAAATCGGCAGGCCTGCGCGAGCAGGTCATGGTCGACTGTTCGCATGCGAACTCAGGCAAATCGCATTTGCGTCAACTGGAGGTGGTGCAGGATCTGGCGCAGCAACTCTCGCAGCGCGAGCGCCGCATTATCGGCGTCATGCTCGAAAGTCATCTGGAAGAAGGCCGTCAGGATCTGAAAGCCGGTGTGCCGCTGCGCTACGGCGTATCGATTACAGACGCTTGCGTGAGTTGGGCGCAAACCGAACCGGTACTCGAAACGTTGGCCGAAGCGACCCAAAAACGACGCGCGGGCTGA
- a CDS encoding DUF72 domain-containing protein, whose amino-acid sequence MPPSKTGKIRIGIGGWTYAPWRGTFYPSDLTQSRELEYASKNLTSIEINGTFYGLQKPASYEKWYQETPEDFVFSLKAPRYATNRKILADANETIERFFASGVLLLKQKLGPINWQFATTKKFDPEDFEAFLKLLPASIEGQKLRHAIEVRNDTFKTPEFIALARKYKVAVVLAADSEYPQIADITAPFVYARIMGTNDKQAKGYSTQALDTWVDRARQLAAGTTPDELETSAAAPEKTTARDVYLYVISGFKERNPAAAMALIKRLE is encoded by the coding sequence ATGCCACCCTCAAAAACCGGCAAAATCCGAATCGGCATAGGCGGTTGGACCTATGCCCCCTGGCGCGGCACCTTCTACCCTTCAGACCTCACGCAAAGCCGTGAACTCGAATACGCGAGCAAAAACCTCACATCGATAGAAATCAACGGCACCTTTTACGGCTTGCAAAAGCCGGCAAGCTACGAAAAGTGGTATCAGGAAACCCCGGAAGATTTCGTCTTCTCGCTAAAAGCCCCCCGCTACGCAACAAACAGAAAAATCCTGGCCGACGCCAACGAAACTATCGAACGCTTCTTCGCCAGCGGCGTGCTGCTACTAAAACAGAAACTCGGCCCAATCAACTGGCAATTCGCAACCACCAAAAAGTTCGACCCGGAAGACTTCGAAGCCTTCCTGAAACTGCTGCCCGCCAGCATAGAAGGCCAAAAACTAAGACACGCAATCGAAGTCCGCAACGACACCTTCAAGACCCCCGAATTCATCGCGCTAGCCAGAAAGTACAAAGTCGCCGTCGTGCTGGCAGCCGACAGCGAATACCCGCAAATCGCCGACATCACCGCGCCGTTCGTCTACGCCCGCATCATGGGCACAAACGACAAACAAGCCAAAGGCTATTCAACCCAGGCCCTCGACACCTGGGTCGACCGCGCCCGCCAACTCGCGGCAGGCACAACGCCGGATGAACTGGAAACCTCGGCCGCAGCCCCCGAAAAAACCACGGCGCGCGACGTCTACCTCTATGTCATCAGCGGCTTCAAGGAACGCAATCCGGCAGCCGCCATGGCCCTGATCAAACGCCTCGAATAA
- a CDS encoding TetR/AcrR family transcriptional regulator, translating to MTVALKAELPASRRQPAGRKSQQRVKEILQAGRDVFSERGYERATTAEIAQRLGISEATVFSYFRGKRELCARVIGDWYDEIIEAIESGLPRDGTVRQQFAFIVRTHLRLMLVNGTDLCALVLSEGRARHHELSEALTELQRRYTAPLMRVLAQGQETGQIRADMPLRLLRSMVFGPMEHVLWDATLANRHMDIDATADQLIDVLWAALMPPDLAVSALQQFRVEVAEANRRFEEAARNGVGAPGG from the coding sequence ATGACGGTTGCCTTGAAGGCTGAGTTACCTGCCTCGCGCCGCCAACCGGCTGGGCGCAAGTCGCAGCAGCGCGTGAAGGAAATTTTGCAGGCGGGCCGCGACGTGTTCTCCGAGCGGGGTTACGAGCGCGCGACGACGGCGGAGATTGCGCAGCGCCTGGGCATTTCCGAGGCGACTGTCTTCAGTTATTTCCGCGGCAAGCGCGAGTTATGTGCGCGGGTGATTGGCGACTGGTACGACGAGATCATCGAAGCGATCGAGTCCGGGTTGCCGCGTGATGGCACTGTGCGGCAGCAGTTTGCTTTTATTGTGCGGACGCATTTGCGGCTGATGCTGGTGAATGGCACTGACCTGTGTGCTTTGGTGTTGTCGGAGGGGCGGGCTCGGCATCATGAGTTGAGTGAGGCGCTGACGGAATTGCAGCGGCGGTATACGGCGCCTTTGATGCGGGTGTTGGCGCAGGGTCAGGAGACTGGGCAGATTCGGGCTGATATGCCATTGAGGTTGTTGCGGTCGATGGTGTTTGGGCCGATGGAGCATGTGCTGTGGGATGCCACGTTGGCGAATCGGCATATGGATATTGACGCTACCGCGGATCAGTTGATTGACGTGTTGTGGGCTGCGCTTATGCCGCCTGATTTGGCGGTTAGTGCTTTGCAGCAGTTCAGGGTTGAGGTGGCTGAGGCAAACCGGCGGTTTGAGGAGGCAGCGAGGAATGGGGTTGGGGCGCCTGGCGGCTGA
- a CDS encoding isovaleryl-CoA dehydrogenase: MSNLPGLQFPLGEEIEMLRDSIAGFAAKEIAPRAAEIDRTDQFPMDLWRKFGDLGVLGMTVSEEYGGANMGYTAHMIAMEEISRASASVGLSYGAHSNLCVNQIHRNGTTAQKEKYLPKLVSGEHVGALAMSEPNAGSDVVSMKLRADKKGDHYVLNGTKMWITNGPDCDTLVVYAKTDLEANSRGITAFIVKKGMKGFSVAQKLDKLGMRGSHTGELVFQDVEVPEENILGQLNGGVKVLMSGLDYERAVLAGGPTGIMVAVMDAVVPYIHDRKQFGQPIGEFQLIQGKVADLYTTLQACRAYLYAVGRQLDTLGKDHVRQVRKDCAGVILYTAEKATWMAGEAIQILGGNGYINEYPVGRLWRDAKLYEIGAGTSEIRRMLIGRELFAETA; the protein is encoded by the coding sequence ATGAGCAACCTGCCCGGTTTGCAATTCCCGCTCGGCGAAGAAATCGAAATGCTGCGTGACAGCATCGCCGGATTCGCCGCCAAAGAAATCGCCCCGCGTGCCGCGGAAATCGATCGCACGGATCAGTTCCCCATGGACCTGTGGCGCAAATTCGGCGACCTGGGCGTGCTCGGCATGACGGTCTCGGAGGAATACGGCGGCGCGAATATGGGCTACACGGCGCACATGATCGCGATGGAAGAAATCTCGCGCGCGTCGGCATCGGTCGGTCTCTCGTACGGCGCGCACTCGAATCTGTGCGTCAACCAGATTCATCGCAACGGCACCACGGCGCAAAAGGAAAAATACCTGCCCAAGCTGGTTTCCGGTGAACACGTTGGCGCACTCGCCATGAGCGAGCCGAACGCGGGCTCGGATGTCGTCAGCATGAAACTGCGCGCGGACAAAAAGGGCGATCACTATGTGCTGAACGGCACGAAAATGTGGATCACCAATGGTCCGGATTGCGACACGCTCGTGGTCTATGCAAAAACCGATCTCGAAGCGAATTCGCGCGGCATTACCGCGTTTATCGTCAAGAAGGGCATGAAGGGCTTCTCCGTCGCGCAAAAGCTCGACAAGCTCGGCATGCGCGGCTCACATACCGGTGAACTGGTGTTCCAGGACGTCGAAGTGCCGGAAGAAAACATTCTCGGCCAGTTGAACGGCGGCGTGAAGGTGCTGATGAGCGGCCTCGATTACGAACGCGCCGTGCTCGCCGGCGGCCCGACCGGCATCATGGTCGCGGTCATGGACGCAGTCGTGCCGTATATCCACGATCGCAAGCAGTTCGGCCAGCCGATCGGCGAATTCCAGCTGATTCAAGGCAAGGTCGCCGACCTGTACACCACACTGCAAGCGTGCCGCGCGTATCTCTACGCAGTGGGCCGGCAACTCGATACGCTCGGCAAGGATCACGTGCGCCAGGTGCGTAAGGACTGCGCGGGCGTGATTCTCTACACCGCTGAAAAAGCGACGTGGATGGCCGGCGAGGCAATCCAGATTCTCGGCGGCAATGGCTATATCAACGAGTATCCGGTCGGCCGTCTGTGGCGCGATGCGAAGCTCTATGAAATCGGTGCGGGCACGAGCGAAATCCGTCGCATGCTGATTGGCCGCGAACTGTTCGCCGAAACGGCGTAA
- a CDS encoding carboxyl transferase domain-containing protein, producing MPIIESKLNPRSDDFRTNAAALEALVADLRAKIEKLALGGGQAARDKHTGRGKLLPRERIEKLLDPGTPFLEFSQLAAYGMYHNDAPGAGVVTGIGRIAGQECVIVCNDATVKGGTYYPVTVKKHVRAQEIAAENHLPCVYLVDSGGANLPNQDDVFPDRDHFGRIFFNQANLSAAGIPQIAVVMGSCTAGGAYVPAMSDESIIVKNQGTIFLGGPPLVKAATGEVVSAEDLGGGDVHTRLSGVVDHLAQNDAHALAIARSIVGNLNRTKQVPVALQEPKPPRYDVKSMYGVIPVDTRKPFDIREVIARIVDDSAFDEFKARYGTTLVCGFAHIWGHPVGIIANNGILFSESALKGAHFIELCCQRKIPLVFLQNITGFMVGRKYENEGIARNGAKMVTAVATAKVPKFTVIIGGSFGAGNYGMCGRAYSPRFLWMWPNARISVMGGEQAASVLATVKRDGIEGKGGSWSAEEEEAFKQPIRDQYEHQGHPYYASARLWDDGVIDPAQTRDVLGLGLSATMNAPIEDTRFGVFRM from the coding sequence ATGCCGATCATCGAATCAAAGCTGAATCCGCGCTCGGATGACTTCCGCACCAATGCGGCGGCGCTCGAAGCGCTGGTCGCCGATCTTCGCGCAAAGATCGAAAAACTCGCGCTGGGCGGTGGGCAAGCGGCGCGCGACAAACATACGGGCCGCGGCAAGCTGCTGCCGCGTGAGCGCATCGAGAAACTGCTCGATCCGGGCACACCCTTTCTCGAGTTCTCGCAACTCGCGGCCTATGGCATGTACCACAACGACGCACCCGGCGCGGGCGTCGTCACGGGTATTGGCCGTATTGCGGGGCAGGAGTGTGTGATCGTCTGCAATGACGCGACGGTCAAAGGCGGCACGTACTATCCCGTCACCGTGAAAAAGCACGTACGGGCGCAGGAAATCGCCGCCGAAAACCATTTGCCGTGTGTCTACCTGGTCGACTCGGGCGGTGCGAATCTGCCGAATCAGGACGACGTGTTCCCCGATCGCGATCACTTCGGCCGCATCTTCTTCAACCAGGCAAACCTGTCCGCGGCAGGCATTCCGCAAATCGCCGTCGTGATGGGCTCGTGCACGGCAGGCGGCGCCTATGTGCCGGCCATGAGCGACGAATCGATCATCGTCAAGAATCAGGGGACGATTTTTCTCGGCGGCCCGCCGCTCGTCAAAGCCGCAACCGGCGAAGTGGTGAGCGCGGAAGACCTCGGCGGCGGCGACGTGCATACGCGGTTGTCGGGCGTGGTCGATCATCTCGCGCAGAACGACGCGCATGCATTGGCGATTGCGCGCAGCATCGTCGGTAATCTGAATCGCACGAAACAGGTGCCGGTGGCGTTGCAGGAGCCGAAGCCGCCGCGCTATGACGTGAAGAGCATGTACGGCGTGATTCCCGTCGATACGCGCAAGCCGTTCGATATCCGCGAGGTGATCGCGCGCATCGTCGACGATTCCGCTTTCGACGAATTCAAGGCCCGCTACGGCACCACGCTCGTGTGTGGCTTCGCGCATATCTGGGGGCATCCGGTCGGCATCATCGCGAACAACGGCATTCTGTTTTCGGAGTCGGCGCTCAAGGGCGCGCACTTCATCGAGCTGTGCTGCCAGCGCAAGATTCCGTTGGTATTCCTGCAGAACATCACGGGCTTCATGGTCGGCCGCAAGTACGAAAACGAAGGCATCGCGCGTAACGGCGCGAAGATGGTGACGGCCGTGGCCACCGCAAAGGTGCCGAAGTTCACGGTGATCATCGGCGGTTCGTTCGGCGCGGGCAATTACGGCATGTGCGGCCGCGCGTATTCACCGCGCTTTCTGTGGATGTGGCCGAACGCGCGCATTTCGGTGATGGGCGGCGAGCAGGCGGCGTCGGTGCTGGCCACGGTCAAGCGCGACGGCATCGAAGGCAAGGGCGGTTCGTGGAGCGCCGAAGAGGAAGAGGCGTTCAAGCAGCCGATTCGCGATCAATACGAGCATCAGGGGCACCCGTACTACGCAAGCGCGCGTCTGTGGGACGACGGCGTGATCGACCCGGCGCAAACGCGCGACGTGCTCGGTCTCGGCCTTTCGGCGACGATGAACGCGCCGATCGAAGACACGCGTTTCGGCGTGTTCAGAATGTGA
- a CDS encoding enoyl-CoA hydratase/isomerase family protein translates to MQYETLNVAFAGPIATVTLNRPDVRNAFNETMIAEVTAAFTALNARDDVRAVVLAANGKAFCAGADLNWMKKMAGYSDDENRADAMLLANMLASIYRCNKPVIARVNGDAYAGGMGLISACDIVVAVESARFCLSEARLGLIPATIAPYVIRALGEQASRRYFTTAEQFDCATAYRLGLVSEAVGMEQLDATVQQIAETLCANGPQAVRACKQLVQDIAGRELNEALIEDTAARIARTRAGAEGREGVASFLEKRTPSWRS, encoded by the coding sequence ATGCAATACGAAACGCTGAATGTCGCTTTCGCCGGGCCGATCGCCACGGTCACTCTGAACCGGCCGGACGTGCGCAACGCGTTCAACGAAACGATGATCGCCGAAGTGACCGCGGCCTTCACGGCCCTGAACGCGCGCGACGACGTGCGCGCAGTGGTACTCGCCGCGAACGGCAAGGCATTCTGTGCAGGCGCCGACCTGAACTGGATGAAGAAGATGGCTGGCTACTCGGACGACGAGAACCGCGCCGACGCGATGCTGCTCGCGAACATGCTGGCGTCGATCTATCGCTGCAACAAGCCGGTGATCGCGCGCGTGAACGGCGACGCGTACGCGGGCGGCATGGGTTTGATCTCGGCGTGCGATATCGTCGTTGCCGTGGAGAGCGCGCGGTTTTGCCTCTCGGAAGCGCGTCTCGGCCTGATCCCGGCCACCATCGCGCCGTACGTGATCCGCGCGTTGGGCGAGCAGGCGTCGCGGCGTTACTTCACGACCGCCGAGCAGTTCGATTGCGCGACGGCGTACCGCTTGGGCCTGGTTAGCGAAGCGGTGGGCATGGAGCAACTCGACGCCACCGTGCAGCAGATCGCCGAAACGCTGTGCGCAAACGGCCCGCAAGCGGTGCGCGCCTGCAAGCAACTCGTGCAGGACATCGCCGGCCGCGAGTTGAATGAGGCCTTGATTGAAGACACGGCGGCACGCATCGCGCGCACGCGGGCGGGGGCGGAAGGCCGTGAAGGCGTCGCATCGTTCCTCGAGAAACGCACACCTTCGTGGCGCAGTTGA